The Sciurus carolinensis chromosome 5, mSciCar1.2, whole genome shotgun sequence genome segment TGTCAATTAGTGAGTGGCTAATTAATCTTTCTTTGCCACATACACTCTGGCAGGATCTAGAAAGTGCTGTTTTGCTTGGAGCTGTGGGAGTGCTTGCTATGGAAACAATGCATGATTATAATGTTGATTTCTTGACTTTGTGCAGAAGCTGGCAGTGGAGGGCAGCTCTTGCCAGCAGTCACCCTGCAGttagaaaggaaaggaattagaaaatagaaagatactTTAATTAGTCAACCAAGGCATTTTGGATTCTCTGATTTTCATAGAATAAGCATAATTTATATTCATAGCATCTTCCAATTCAGATATTCTTAATCATATCTTGTTATTTCTCAATCTACAGAGAGGTTCAGATTAATGAGTGGACCTATTACAGATGGAGCTATCCTCCAGGACCTGATACCTAACTGTGCTTGGTCTGAGGCCTCAGAACTTGCCCAGTTCTGCTGTATGTATAATAACTTCTTCCTTCCTGTTCACATCACTCTGTGACTTTTTCTGAGACATGTCTAATTACAGGGAGATGCCCTAAAAAGGCTAAGCCAGAATTGGAATCTCAATGTACCCATCCAGCCAGCAGTCTTGGTAGCTGCCTAACCATCCAGAAGTTGGGGAATATGAACTCAGCATCAGGCACAAGAATACTTACATAGATGAAGAGAATATTATCTAATAATAGAAACAGATTCCTGCACTCACAGTCACAATATGGCATATTAAGTGCTTGTGATAAAAGCACCCACAGTGTCATGGGAAGAGTCAGAAGGTGTTAGATGCTATCACCTCAATggaattcttctttctttttttttaatccctagaTAGCACAGGCCCAGACATCCTATGATCGTATGGGCTGATGTAGGATTGTGGTGTGACACAATTCCAACTTCCACggattgaaataataaaacacaggaaaaatagGAGGAAGAGTTAGCGTTTGGGTGTAAATTACATCCCTCAAATCTTATGTTTAGCTCCTAACCCCCCACCTAGAAATGAGGCCTTTTTCCGAGAAATGGCATTGTGAGGATGAAATTCCCTCAGGATGAGGTCATAAGGTAGTAGTGGGAGCAACGTGCCCATTATGAGGAGGGCAGGGTTGCTATGGGTCAGTGGGACTTGTGTCCTTATAAGGAGAGCAGCCTGGTTTGCTGCTCCCATTGCACTGGTGTCTTTATGTGATCAATTTTCTGTCCTGTGGAGGTTGGTTTTGATGTGAAATATGTGAATTTCCTTACCTTTCATCTTGGGTATGTTTTGTAGTTTCTCGCGGGCCGACAGtttagtgagagagagagaccactCTGATGTGAACGTGTGGCAGTGTAACTTCAGTAACGCAGACACATTACTCCCCTACACAGCTGCATTCTGATCCTCCTCGCTTACCCATGTCACCGTGTACCATGTGTGTGCGTGGTGTTGTCACTGTCATAGGCTGGAATGAAGGCTGAAGTGGCCTCTGAGTGTCAGTGGTGCCCTGCATGGTGAAACAATCTGTAGGCAACCCTGTGCCAGCAGTGCCCTGTGCTGACTCTCTGGAAAAGTATTCTCCTGCGTACCCTGGAGCCCTTGGTGGGTGCGGGCTTACACATAGCTGAGAGGTCCTCGAGGCATCTTGCCTAGGGTGTCTGTGCAAAGCACTTAGTATCTCTTCAAGGCTGCAACCTCTTCAAGAAGCTTGTCTTCCTAGCCTCATGTACACGTGCACTTTTCTGGCTCAGCGGCAAGCTTTTAAAGTGCTTTGGCTTTAACGCTGCTCCCCATTCATGGCAAACCAGGCCAAAGTCCGCCGGTAACATCCGTTGCCAGTGACTGAATGTGCTGTGCCATCCCAAAATTCCCTCCACCAGAGTAAGTAGTTCATCCCTTTAAATTCAGAATCATGCAGATCTCGGGGCATGAGCAACACGTAATGGAGTCCTCAGTGCCAGGTACCTGTTGGTTAGATCTGTCAGTCACTGATAGTACACCCACCACCTGAAAGAAGAGCCTAGGGAAGGAGAATGTGATTCAgggtcatgatttcagaggtctggGTCCAGACATGGCCCACAGTATCGCTGTGGGCCAAAGGTGAGGGGGCACACTGTGGGAAAGGGGCCAGCAGAGGAGAACTGTTTCCTATATGAAAGCTCGAAGCAGAGAGTGGGAAAGGAGCCAGAGAGCAGAAGCACCCCTCCAGGACATGGCCATTTATCgccacacctcctccagtcacactctgcCTGTGTAGGGTCACCACCGGGAACTCCATTGAAAAGAGGAGGGTCTTCattgggttacagctctcacaagcCAATCATTGGACCTCAGAATCCTCCTGCATTAACAGAGAACCTTTGAGAGAGAATATGTCCTGTGCAAACCATGACAGGCTGCGAGCCCATCTTCCAGGGCCCCTGAGGGGGAGGATCACACACTCAGCACAGCCCTCAGCACGTCAgtgagacctcgtctcaaaaagctggggatgtacctcagggGGAGAGTGCTTTCCTAAAACGtggaagaccctgggttcagtagGCAGGATCTTGGGTGGTGGAAGGGGGTGCAGGAGAGAATGAGTTCCACCCTCCTGCCCCTTCCATCATGCGAGGATAGGGCAGTGGAGTTCTTTGGCCTTGATCTTGCCAGTCCTGTACAGCTGGGAGAGGTTAGTTCTGCTACTGTGTATTACCCAGTGGGAGGTCTTCTGTTACAGTAGCCGGGGGAGGACCCTGGGCTCCTCCGTGTCTCAGTCCATGGGAAGGACACTTTGGATGGTTCCAGCATTTCTGGCTGTCACGTTTTCTCCTTATCACTTTGAATGTGTCAACCCACTGCATTTTGGGTTGCAGGGTTTCTACTCAGACATTCGTTGAGTACTTTATAGGGAAATTTGGATgcgcccttcctccctctcatgcCCATAGGTGTTAGTAGCATGTTCCACAGTGTACATTGTGGCACAGTGTCACCGTGTGAGTGAGCTGCTACCAtccttttggtaccagtgatttgGAGTTGGAAGAAAAGGGGATGATGGATACCTTGAGTATAGACATGTTGAGGTCTTCCACAGCCAAATGTTATTTCAGATTTCTGAACTTAAATTGAAAAGTGAATGAAAGTGttgtacaaattttaatttctcaacAAGCAGACATGGATCTATCTCTACTACCCCAAAGCAAAAAGCTTCCAGagttcattcttcttctttttctgaagtgGGAAAGGTCCTGGGGGCCCACTATGAGATGACCACAGGGGTTCTGGCCACCCCTGATTGGGCCATTTCTTCTCTGACCTCACAAGGAGCCATTGTGAGGGAACCTGAAACAGCCGGTATATAAGCGGGTGGCCACAGCTGGGTTTTTGTCCAttaagtacaggaagctcttggtggtgacctgtcggactcccagaTAGTTAGAGCGTTTGGTGGTTGGCGGTTGGTGGTTGTGGTCTTTGGATATTGGtgtttttgatttgggtttttttcattttttattttggtttgttgttttgtttggtttgtggttttttctttgtttgtttgtttgtttgtttttcttcttagctAGCATCCTTAGGTGGGGTTCCTGCTCAGGATGCGTAGGCAGAGTAGAGAGACTAGTGTAGCGTTGCAGGGGCCCTGCTCCTGCGAAGAGACGACCTTCCGGGACCGCTATGAGGTCCTGAGGACCATCGGTCGTGGTGGGTGTGCCGAGGTGCAGGTAGCCCGCCATCTCCTCACCGGGGCAGAGGTTGCAGTGAAAGTGCTGCCGAAGGTAAAGGGGAAGGCGGCCCTCTCCGAAGCCAGCGTGATGAGGTGGCTGGATCACCCCAACGTGATCCAGCTGTTCCAGGTGATCGAAACCCGTGAGCACGTCTACTTGGTGATGGAGCTCGCTGAACGGGGCCCGCTCAAGCACATCCCGCCCGGGGGCATGCGGCCGGAGGAGGCGCGGAGGGTATTCCGGCAGATCGCAGGGGCGGTGGGCTACTGCCACGGTCAGGGCGTCGTGCACCTGGACTTGAAGTTGCCCAACGTCGTGGTGGATGCGGCTGGAACCTGCAAGCTCATCGACTTTGGCCTCAGCCTGAGGGTCAGGCCTGGGCAGAAGCTGCGCTGGTGCTGGGGCACCCTGGCCTACCTTGCTCCCGAAATCCTCCTGAGGCAGGAATACGAGGGCCCCCCAGCGGACGTGTGGAGCCTGGGCGTCATCCTGTTTTATCTGTTGACCGGAAGGTGCCCCTTCAAGACGCTCTTGCGCTCGGGGATGGTGAGGCGGATCCTGGAGGGAAGGTACCACATCCCTGACCGCGTTCCGCCCCAAGCACGCAGCCTCATCCGTAGCATGCTGAGCATGGACCCGGCTCGGCGCCCGACGGTAGAGCAAGTCCTCCAGCACCCGTGGCTGAGGGAGGGTGAGGAGGCTTCCCCCCGTCAGGATGGGGAGCCACCCCCCAAACGCCCAGACCCCGCCATAATGGCAGCCCTGTTGGACTTGGGTCACGACCCTTACGAGGCCTGGGTGTCTCTGACTCGGGGGAAGTTTGATGACGCCGCGGCCGCCTACCTGATCCTTCGGCACCAGCTGAGCCAGGGGGCGGGCTGCGCGTTTAATGGGAAGCCTGTGCGACCCGCACACCCTTCCGATGGCTCCGTCCTCCCGAGGAGGAGCACCAGCGAGCTTGCCCTTCGCGCCTGCCCCTCGGCCTGTGACCATCGACTTCCCCAGGAGGCCCAGCCCACAGGGCACAAGGACCTCAGAAGGGCCAGCCTGGCTGGCACCGACCTCCGCTGGCTGCTCCAAAGGACCCCTGCACCTGCCCCTGCGCCCCAGAAGCCCAGCCATTCCCACAAAGATACCTCCACAGGGCAGCCCAAGGCCTGGGAAGCGGGTGGCTAGGACGCTTGCCACCTGCTTCCGCCAGCTGTGTTGCTGTGAGTCCCAAAGTGGCAGCCAAGAAGGGGCTCCTGGGACCAGAGAGCCGAAACGTGGCAGAGGCCGAGCGAGAGTGGCTCCCATGTGATGGAGAGCTGCGTCAGACCACCCCACCGGCAGTCGGAGGACGCTGTGCTCTCCGCATCCAGACctcagggcctgggcctgggtcccATGGACTCCAAACCCCTGCAGGAGCCAGGTGTGCAAACTGGCTCAGGCTTCTCTGCGCCAGGCGCAGCCAGAGGCACCTGTGGATCCGCCTGGACAACAGGAGTTTCCTCTGCCCCCATCTGCGAGAGACACCAGAGACTGTTTCTCCCTGGGACACTGGTCCCTGCACGGCCCTTCTCTGTCCTTTCCCCCATATTTCTGGAAGAGCAGAGGCTTTTCTTGATAACTTTGTTTCTCGaaaactttataataaaatcGATGTTCCGAAGATCAAAAAAAAGTGTGCTTAAGAAaatgggggagtggggagggccTCAAGAACTTGGATGGGCTCCACCAGCAGCTCATTCCAAGGCCGGGCAAGATCGTGTAGCTCCCTCTCCAGGTCAGTGCATTTGGAGACTGGATCACCTTGAGCCAGTGCAGATGGGGGCGTCCTCGGTCTCAGGCAATGAACATGGGTGCTCACTCGCCTTTAGCCATTTTTGTTGGGGATTCACTTTGTCCTAGTGTGGTCGAAGACTCACCTCCTTGACCCAGTTTGGCTGGAGACTCCCCTGGAACCAGGGTAGGCATGGCTTACATTAGCTGGTTTCCGTTTTGCCAAAAGGAACTTCTCTCCCAGTCTTCAGGTGCCTCCTGAAGTGGGCAGAGAGGGTGGGTGGCAAGTGTTGGAGAAATCATATCCGATAGGCTCGGGTGGGTCCGGGCCAGGCTTTGAAAGGCATCTTCTCTGTGGCTCCTAGGTGTCGGTCTTCCCCCTGGAATTGTTC includes the following:
- the LOC124985576 gene encoding sperm motility kinase 2B-like, yielding MRRQSRETSVALQGPCSCEETTFRDRYEVLRTIGRGGCAEVQVARHLLTGAEVAVKVLPKVKGKAALSEASVMRWLDHPNVIQLFQVIETREHVYLVMELAERGPLKHIPPGGMRPEEARRVFRQIAGAVGYCHGQGVVHLDLKLPNVVVDAAGTCKLIDFGLSLRVRPGQKLRWCWGTLAYLAPEILLRQEYEGPPADVWSLGVILFYLLTGRCPFKTLLRSGMVRRILEGRYHIPDRVPPQARSLIRSMLSMDPARRPTVEQVLQHPWLREGEEASPRQDGEPPPKRPDPAIMAALLDLGHDPYEAWVSLTRGKFDDAAAAYLILRHQLSQGAGCAFNGKPVRPAHPSDGSVLPRRSTSELALRACPSACDHRLPQEAQPTGHKDLRRASLAGTDLRWLLQRTPAPAPAPQKPSHSHKDTSTGQPKAWEAGG